A genomic segment from Actinomadura hallensis encodes:
- a CDS encoding DUF6113 family protein produces the protein MDDDENRVRLAKDGPPAGATAAPAPQGRVDEAIVSGAAYAALALLGAAFGVVGSFAQNWTAGPVPVASIVLVALVFAMVRLAGYGMGGRLGATVPAAAWVIVAFLMSVRRAEGDLVVPGTVAGYVFIVGGMVAAVAGVMLVPASRAPGEWLLRGAPRTRD, from the coding sequence ATGGACGACGACGAGAACCGGGTTCGCCTGGCGAAGGACGGCCCCCCGGCCGGCGCCACCGCCGCCCCCGCCCCGCAGGGCCGGGTCGACGAGGCGATCGTGTCCGGCGCCGCGTACGCGGCCCTCGCGCTGCTCGGCGCGGCGTTCGGCGTGGTCGGGTCCTTCGCGCAGAACTGGACGGCCGGCCCGGTCCCGGTCGCGTCGATCGTGCTGGTCGCGCTGGTCTTCGCCATGGTCCGGCTGGCCGGGTACGGGATGGGCGGCCGGCTCGGCGCGACGGTCCCCGCCGCCGCATGGGTGATCGTCGCCTTCCTGATGTCGGTGCGCCGCGCCGAGGGCGACCTCGTCGTCCCCGGGACGGTCGCCGGGTACGTCTTCATCGTCGGCGGCATGGTGGCCGCCGTCGCCGGGGTGATGCTGGTGCCCGCGTCCCGCGCACCGGGCGAGTGGCTGCTCCGCGGTGCGCCGCGCACCCGCGACTAG
- a CDS encoding LCP family protein: MLRRWGKRRVVVGCGGLALGVVLLLGVGLYLLQRAYDGEVDRIAGAMPTEAGRPSSTGRGENWLLIGSDKREDMPWMGARADAIMLVHLSEDGSRVSVIAIPRDGWVPVPGHGTTKINAAFAHGGPSLLIRTVERLTKVRVDHYAALDFNGFVEMTDALGGVDVTITKRTHDPMHQRTWEAGRHHLNGVEALDFVRQRWNLPSGDLDRIKRQQAFLQALANKALDTRNPVKIDRFVRAVSRSVTVDGSVTSGTLRSLARRLLETSTLEYVTTPVEGPAARGDQSVILLDEAAMKDLFDAVREDRVGDYVARNGAANSVDAVR, translated from the coding sequence ATGTTGCGGAGATGGGGTAAGCGCCGGGTCGTCGTCGGGTGCGGGGGGCTGGCGCTCGGCGTCGTGCTTCTCTTGGGCGTCGGCCTGTACCTGCTGCAACGCGCCTATGACGGGGAGGTCGACCGGATCGCCGGCGCGATGCCGACCGAGGCGGGGCGGCCGTCGTCCACCGGGCGCGGGGAGAACTGGCTGCTGATCGGGTCGGACAAGCGCGAGGACATGCCGTGGATGGGCGCCCGCGCCGACGCGATCATGCTGGTCCACCTGTCGGAGGACGGGTCCCGGGTCTCGGTGATCGCGATTCCGCGGGACGGGTGGGTGCCGGTGCCCGGCCACGGCACCACGAAGATCAATGCCGCGTTCGCGCACGGCGGGCCGTCGCTGCTGATCCGCACGGTGGAGCGGCTCACGAAGGTCCGCGTCGACCATTACGCCGCGCTCGACTTCAACGGGTTCGTGGAGATGACCGACGCGCTCGGCGGCGTCGACGTGACCATCACCAAGCGCACCCACGACCCAATGCACCAGCGCACGTGGGAGGCGGGGCGCCACCACCTGAACGGCGTGGAGGCGCTCGACTTCGTGCGGCAGCGCTGGAACCTGCCGTCCGGGGACCTCGACCGGATCAAGCGGCAGCAGGCGTTCCTGCAGGCCCTCGCGAACAAGGCGCTCGACACCCGCAACCCCGTCAAGATCGACCGGTTCGTCCGGGCGGTGTCCCGCTCGGTCACCGTGGACGGGTCCGTCACGTCGGGGACGCTGCGGAGCCTGGCGCGGCGGCTGCTGGAGACGTCGACGCTGGAGTACGTGACCACGCCCGTCGAGGGACCCGCGGCGCGGGGCGACCAGAGCGTGATACTGCTGGACGAGGCCGCCATGAAGGACCTGTTCGACGCCGTCCGCGAGGACCGCGTCGGGGACTACGTGGCGCGCAACGGCGCCGCGAACTCGGTCGACGCCGTCCGCTGA
- the rocD gene encoding ornithine--oxo-acid transaminase, with protein MRPTDQLRALSDRHSAHNYHPLPIVVAEAEGVWLTDVEGRRYLDMLAAYSAVNFGHRNPRLTEAAKRQMDRVTLVSRAFDHDNFGPFAAELAELCGKDMVLPMNSGAEGVETAIKTARKWGYEVKGVPADRANIITFEGNFHGRTTTIISFSTDPDAKDSYGPYTPGFRTVPYGDAAALRAAMDGSTVGVLIEPIQGEAGVKVPPPGFLREVRDLCSANGTLMIADEIQTGLGRTGDTFACDHEDVVPDVYVLGKALGGGIMPVSAVVADADVLGVFRPGQHGSTFGGNPLACAIAREVVAMIKTGEYQERSRRLGAHLHQRLAELPGDLVREVRGRGLWAGVELHGKARPVSERLMDLGVLAKETHETTLRLAPSLIIEKTDLDWALDQLEAALKS; from the coding sequence GTGAGGCCGACCGACCAGCTGAGGGCGCTGTCCGACAGGCACAGCGCGCACAACTACCACCCGCTCCCGATCGTCGTCGCCGAGGCCGAGGGGGTGTGGCTGACCGACGTCGAGGGACGCCGGTACCTGGACATGCTGGCCGCGTACTCGGCGGTCAACTTCGGTCACCGCAACCCCCGCCTCACCGAGGCCGCCAAGCGGCAGATGGACCGCGTCACGCTGGTGAGCCGCGCGTTCGACCACGACAACTTCGGGCCGTTCGCCGCCGAGCTGGCCGAGCTGTGCGGCAAGGACATGGTCCTGCCGATGAACAGCGGCGCCGAGGGCGTCGAGACCGCCATCAAGACCGCCCGCAAGTGGGGTTACGAGGTCAAGGGCGTCCCCGCCGACCGGGCGAACATCATCACGTTCGAGGGCAACTTCCACGGCCGCACCACCACGATCATCAGCTTCTCCACCGACCCCGACGCCAAGGACTCCTACGGCCCCTACACGCCGGGCTTCCGGACCGTTCCGTACGGGGACGCCGCCGCGCTGCGGGCCGCGATGGACGGCTCCACGGTCGGCGTGCTGATCGAGCCGATCCAGGGCGAGGCCGGCGTCAAGGTCCCGCCGCCGGGGTTCCTGCGCGAGGTCCGGGACCTGTGCAGCGCGAACGGCACGCTGATGATCGCCGACGAGATCCAGACCGGTCTCGGCCGCACCGGCGATACGTTCGCCTGCGACCACGAGGACGTCGTGCCCGACGTCTACGTCCTCGGCAAGGCGCTCGGCGGCGGCATCATGCCGGTGTCCGCGGTCGTCGCCGACGCCGACGTCCTCGGCGTCTTCAGGCCCGGCCAGCACGGCTCGACGTTCGGCGGCAACCCGCTCGCCTGCGCGATCGCCCGCGAGGTCGTGGCGATGATCAAGACCGGCGAGTACCAGGAGCGCTCCCGCCGGCTCGGCGCGCACCTGCACCAGCGGCTCGCCGAGCTGCCGGGCGACCTCGTCCGCGAGGTCCGCGGCCGCGGCCTGTGGGCGGGCGTCGAGCTGCACGGCAAGGCCCGCCCGGTCAGCGAGCGGCTCATGGACCTCGGCGTCCTGGCCAAGGAGACCCACGAGACCACCCTCCGCCTGGCCCCATCCCTGATCATCGAGAAGACCGACCTCGACTGGGCCCTGGACCAACTGGAAGCCGCCCTGAAGTCCTGA
- a CDS encoding Lrp/AsnC family transcriptional regulator encodes MRLDELDRRIVALLLEDGRASYAQIGDRVGLSAPAVKRRVDRLRADGVINGFAAVVDPASLGWTTEAFIEIFCTGATSPEEIHSSVRGHPEVVAAYTISGDASALVHVRTRDIGHLEQVLERLRREDNITATKTSIVLSRLIGRPTDAPAR; translated from the coding sequence TTGCGTCTTGATGAGCTCGACCGGCGAATCGTTGCGCTGCTGCTGGAGGACGGGCGCGCCTCGTACGCGCAGATCGGCGACCGGGTCGGGCTGTCGGCGCCGGCGGTGAAGCGGCGCGTCGACCGGCTGCGCGCGGACGGCGTCATCAACGGCTTCGCCGCGGTCGTCGACCCGGCCTCGCTGGGCTGGACCACCGAGGCGTTCATCGAGATCTTCTGCACGGGCGCGACGTCGCCGGAGGAGATCCACTCCAGCGTCCGCGGGCACCCGGAGGTCGTCGCCGCCTACACGATCAGCGGTGACGCGAGCGCCCTCGTCCACGTGCGGACCCGCGACATCGGGCACCTGGAGCAGGTCCTCGAACGACTGCGCCGCGAGGACAACATCACCGCGACCAAGACCTCCATCGTGCTGTCGCGGCTGATCGGCCGCCCCACCGACGCTCCCGCCCGCTGA
- the rraA gene encoding ribonuclease E activity regulator RraA has product MDFATADLIDDFGDELRSCETQFRHYGGRASFAGPVATVRCHRDNGLVKKLMNTPGEGRVLVVDGGGSLASALMGDMIAAAAVANGWAGAVIYGAVRDVGALRELDLGVKALGSNPRKSAKDGAGEVDVPVAFGGVEFRPGDWLYSDEDGIVLAERELPV; this is encoded by the coding sequence ATGGACTTCGCGACCGCTGATCTCATCGACGACTTCGGGGACGAGCTGCGCAGCTGCGAGACGCAGTTCCGGCACTACGGCGGCCGGGCGTCGTTCGCCGGGCCGGTGGCGACCGTGCGCTGCCACCGCGACAACGGGCTGGTGAAGAAGCTCATGAACACGCCCGGGGAGGGCCGGGTGCTGGTCGTGGACGGCGGCGGCTCGCTGGCGTCCGCGCTCATGGGCGACATGATCGCGGCGGCGGCCGTGGCGAACGGCTGGGCCGGCGCGGTCATCTACGGCGCGGTCCGGGACGTGGGGGCGCTGCGGGAGCTGGACCTCGGCGTGAAGGCCCTGGGCTCCAATCCCCGCAAGAGCGCCAAGGACGGCGCCGGCGAGGTGGACGTGCCGGTCGCGTTCGGCGGGGTGGAGTTCCGTCCGGGCGACTGGCTCTACAGCGACGAGGACGGCATCGTCCTCGCGGAACGGGAGTTGCCGGTGTGA